One window of the Dermacentor andersoni chromosome 10, qqDerAnde1_hic_scaffold, whole genome shotgun sequence genome contains the following:
- the LOC126543551 gene encoding uncharacterized protein: MGQTPVNPKANRDVHLPSCTDISQAPLTSAAPSVDNALPSPNAVSAFDKARCSKLGTQRVSSPSTVRESYQTPQKGFVRFGGTTLREFIPLTSITEKVSRFPVFYGSFGALAALTIVALAVMFWSPDPKRHPQGDCGSDECRDAYGYLDSLLDPAIDPCTDFYRHVCRRWHIGNIDGATLTKVAARGVIDELYATLLRKGVEPTGESGDASARAEALMVRFHAACGSFVVAWTHKDAAQRLVREYRSESDVLQLRSTADALRRIVQLSLERGISTLFKVRLIRLSDSEVALYVSRGQTLAEKLEDPGHSSALVEFFKEALEEASKIQGAGIRKSEINATVSELLRYDKKAALRGAVLPTAETVNASYFAIILDEVEPQLWVQFVNSMVTGDTTINEQTPVMCQELSHVKAAVELLAKNRRIGLIYIFFHIAMEVGRFYYRNKFLYDEPKEAEVICMAASQDVMIHGWLSVFLNMTQALLPAKSRAWPIFDSVRSMSSEHLLDAGLDEADKEGVLTALHDVTLIAQYGYSSSFPTSMANASVPSSVQYNTDFANFYTSLKALEATRRLQDPPSLEEVLIGESLFAHKATYSRLLKAVLLPPAMQRPPLLYSTKVPLEFDMGTVGVLLSKAVFEAGLPSARIGASWYNLNVKEFVECVQRSASSASLMNAANLTVRQGLELFAWARAVRIAHDTMKNRYSGTLPELRYADIWANAQRTFFRRFCLLTCSAEDAGQESRLHCLVPLLNMVEFTSAFQCPSSVTQNLLQCFLFLGVA; encoded by the exons ATGGGACAGACACCCGTTAACCCGAAGGCCAACAGAGACGTGCACCTACCATCCTGTACCGATATCAGTCAAGCGCCACTGACAAGCGCGGCACCCAGCGTGGACAACGCTCTGCCATCGCCGAATGCCGTCTCGGCCTTCGATAAAGCCCGGTGTTCCAAG CTGGGAACGCAGCGGGTGTCGTCGCCGTCCACCGTCCGAGAGTCGTACCAGACGCCGCAGAAAGGATTTGTTCGCT TTGGGGGCACCACACTGCGAGAGTTCATCCCGCTCACCTCCATCACCGAGAAGGTATCGCGCTTCCCCGTCTTCTACGGCAGCTTCGGTGCCCTAGCGGCGTTGACCATCGTCGCCCTGGCCGTCATGTTCTGGTCCCCAGATCCCAAACGTCACCCGCAGGGCGACTGTGGCAGCGACGAGTGTCGCGATGCCTACGGCTACCTGGACTCGCTGCTCGACCCGGCCATCGACCCGTGCACCGACTTCTACCGGCACGTCTGTCGCCGGTGGCACATCGGCAACATCGACGGGGCCACCCTGACCAAGGTGGCTGCTCGGGGAGTGATCGATGAACTCTACGCGACGCTCCTTCGGAAAGGCGTTGAGCCAACTGGCGAAAGTGGCGATGCGTCAGCCCGCGCTGAGGCTCTTATGGTGCGCTTCCATGCCGCGTGTGGCAGCTTCGTCGTAGCCTGGACGCACAAGGATGCCGCGCAGCGGCTCGTCCGCGAGTACCGAAGCGAAAGCGACGTTCTCCAGCTCCGCAGTACAGCGGATGCCCTGAGGCGAATCGTCCAGCTCTCCCTTGAGCGCGGGATCTCTACGCTGTTCAAGGTCAGGCTGATCAGGCTCAGCGATAGCGAAGTCGCCCTGTACGTCTCCCGAGGCCAGACGCTGGCCGAGAAACTAGAGGATCCTGGACACAGTTCGGCGCTGGTGGAATTCTTCAAGGAAGCGCTCGAAGAAGCGAGTAAGATCCAGGGAGCCGGAATACGCAAGTCTGAAATCAACGCAACAGTTTCGGAGCTGCTCAGGTACGACAAAAAAGCAGCGCTTAGGGGAGCGGTCTTGCCGACAGCGGAAACGGTCAACGCGTCGTACTTCGCCATAATTTTGGACGAAGTGGAGCCTCAGCTTTGGGTGCAGTTCGTCAACTCTATGGTGACCGGCGATACTACAATCAACGAACAAACGCCGGTGATGTGCCAAGAACTGAGCCACGTCAAAGCAGCCGTCGAGTTGCTCGCAAAGAACCGCAGAATCGGACTGATCTACATTTTCTTTCACATCGCGATGGAGGTAGGCCGATTCTACTACAGAAACAAATTCCTGTACGATGAGCCCAAAGAAGCCGAGGTGATATGCATGGCCGCCAGCCAAGACGTCATGATCCACGGCTGGCTCAGCGTGTTCCTGAACATGACGCAAGCCTTGCTGCCGGCGAAGTCGCGCGCGTGGCCCATATTTGACAGCGTCCGGAGCATGTCGTCGGAGCACCTACTGGATGCCGGCCTGGACGAAGCAGACAAGGAGGGCGTCCTAACAGCCCTACATGACGTCACGCTGATCGCGCAGTATGGCTACTCATCTTCGTTCCCAACGTCGATGGCCAACGCTTCCGTGCCAAGTAGCGTCCAGTATAACACCGACTTTGCCAACTTCTACACGTCCCTGAAGGCACTGGAAGCGACGAGGCGTCTGCAGGACCCGCCGTCTCTCGAAGAGGTGCTCATCGGCGAATCCCTTTTCGCCCACAAGGCGACCTACTCTCGCTTGCTGAAGGCCGTCCTGCTCCCTCCGGCGATGCAGCGACCACCGCTGTTGTACTCGACCAAGGTGCCGCTCGAGTTTGACATGGGCACAGTCGGCGTGCTCCTCTCCAAGGCGGTATTCGAAGCCGGCCTGCCTTCCGCCAGGATCGGCGCGTCTTGGTACAACCTGAACGTGAAGGAGTTCGTCGAATGTGTCCAGCGTTCCGCGAGCTCGGCCTCTCTCATGAACGCGGCCAACCTGACCGTCCGACAGGGTCTGGAACTGTTCGCCTGGGCCCGCGCCGTCCGGATCGCGCATGACACCATGAAGAACAGGTACTCGGGAACCTTACCGGAACTGCGCTATGCGGACATCTGGGCGAACGCGCAGCGCACGTTCTTTCGCCGGTTCTGCCTCCTCACGTGCAGCGCCGAGGACGCGGGTCAGGAGTCTCGGCTTCACTGCCTCGTGCCGCTTCTCAACATGGTCGAGTTCACCAGCGCTTTTCAGTGCCCCAGCTCTGTGACGCAGAACCTGCTACAGTGTTTTCTTTTCCTGGGCGTAGCGTAA